From Mucilaginibacter rubeus, a single genomic window includes:
- a CDS encoding capsule assembly Wzi family protein yields the protein MNPNITIRSFYIVLILCFFTSIKGYGQTIPVGSYTEELLRREQVAGDSNNHSSFVIRPVAATIANSNLQSLIASPEYLKFNFMGMQSGLRILPFNWLNEYNVNRPYGYNNSSLYPNAGYQSMFSGGFSLKAGILTVQVKPEFVYAQNKNFSTFADVQANNNSTALLGAYFGTINGIDAPERFGTSSLKHLYPGQSKITLSYKSVEAGVSTENLWWGPSIRNSITMSNSAPGFFHWTFNSTKPAKTVIGSFEWQIIGGNLKQSGFAPDDVSKLKYGNNSYVPKPKVTRYISAYSVNWQPKWLKGLYLGASAYDYLDKDSVYHNKSIIRKAIPVIIGSSEKANNAANGQNGDQQDFAYTLNIRQLLPLYKAELYFEWGRNDRSGSLSDLIEEPEHSSAYTFGGRKLFELSRGGFIQIKSEITQLQRAPTYLLRDEPSWYVHSQSPRDGYTNYGRYVGAGIGPGGNSFIFDISYLKNYNSYGLMLERQLHNNDLYYQAFAGTNSYNLHWVDIAGTFYTNLKFRNYLISAEATPVYTLNYEYKNGSTFNLHARINFTYFFN from the coding sequence ATGAACCCTAATATAACTATCCGATCCTTTTATATTGTTCTCATACTGTGCTTTTTTACTTCAATAAAAGGTTATGGCCAAACAATACCCGTTGGAAGCTACACAGAGGAGTTGCTACGCAGGGAGCAGGTAGCCGGAGATAGCAATAATCATTCATCTTTTGTCATAAGGCCTGTTGCTGCAACTATTGCTAATTCAAACCTCCAATCATTAATTGCAAGTCCGGAGTACTTAAAATTCAATTTTATGGGGATGCAGTCAGGTTTACGCATCCTTCCTTTCAATTGGTTAAATGAATATAATGTAAACCGCCCTTACGGCTATAACAATTCCTCATTATATCCTAATGCCGGATACCAGAGCATGTTTAGCGGCGGGTTTTCACTAAAAGCCGGTATATTGACCGTGCAGGTAAAGCCTGAGTTTGTTTATGCGCAGAACAAAAATTTTTCAACCTTTGCCGATGTACAGGCCAATAATAACTCCACCGCGCTTCTGGGTGCATACTTTGGAACGATAAATGGCATTGATGCTCCCGAACGATTTGGCACGTCATCTTTAAAGCACCTTTATCCTGGGCAATCAAAAATCACGTTATCATATAAAAGTGTAGAAGCCGGAGTATCTACAGAAAATTTGTGGTGGGGCCCAAGTATAAGAAATTCTATTACAATGAGTAATTCGGCTCCCGGCTTTTTTCACTGGACATTCAACTCTACAAAACCAGCCAAAACAGTTATAGGTTCATTTGAGTGGCAAATCATTGGGGGGAACCTAAAACAATCTGGCTTTGCACCTGATGATGTCAGTAAGCTTAAATACGGAAACAATTCATACGTGCCTAAACCTAAGGTTACCCGGTATATATCGGCATACAGCGTAAACTGGCAACCTAAATGGTTAAAAGGCCTATACCTTGGCGCCTCTGCTTATGATTATCTTGATAAAGATTCTGTTTATCATAACAAAAGCATTATTCGTAAAGCGATCCCTGTTATTATCGGATCTTCTGAAAAAGCTAATAATGCGGCCAACGGACAAAATGGAGACCAGCAGGATTTTGCATATACACTTAATATCAGGCAACTTTTACCGCTATATAAAGCCGAACTTTACTTTGAATGGGGGCGTAATGATCGCAGCGGAAGCCTATCTGATTTAATAGAGGAACCCGAGCATTCGTCAGCATATACATTTGGCGGCCGCAAGTTATTTGAGCTTAGTCGCGGAGGGTTTATACAAATTAAATCAGAAATAACGCAGCTTCAAAGGGCTCCAACTTATTTACTTCGTGACGAACCATCATGGTATGTTCATTCACAAAGCCCCAGAGATGGATATACCAATTATGGCAGATATGTGGGTGCAGGTATTGGCCCCGGGGGGAACAGCTTTATTTTTGATATAAGCTACCTTAAAAATTACAATTCTTACGGTTTAATGCTGGAAAGGCAGCTTCATAACAATGATCTGTATTACCAGGCCTTTGCCGGTACCAATTCCTATAACTTACATTGGGTGGATATTGCCGGTACATTTTATACCAATCTGAAATTTAGGAACTACCTGATCTCTGCCGAGGCTACCCCAGTTTACACGCTCAATTATGAATACAAAAACGGCTCAACATTCAATTTGCATGCAAGAATTAATTTTACGTATTTTTTTAATTGA
- a CDS encoding glutaminase family protein, with the protein MNSSNRLKLLTLLACICITGIVHAQDRKAPAYPLITHNTYFSIWSNTDKLNSSTTTHWTGADHSLLGLINVDGKIYRFLGKEQVNYKTLLSASDEASYDVNYTENKPSGDWTSLKYNTAGWKSGQAPIGDDEKNVKTLWKSDDIWVRRTFNLSTVADINELFLKLNHDDNVEVFLNGSKVYEKNGWTSSFQYFPISKKLLKAGGNVIAIHLANSAGGRFLDFGLVDKLKNGTGPILLADQKSVDVNATRTVYNFTAGEIDLQMTFTSPLLLNDMKLLSRPVSYITYKVNANDSKNHAVKVFLGASSDIAVYQPMQAVTAQKYSTEKLSVLKAGTVEQPVLQKGGDDMRIDWGYFYVAAPKATGAVQFITKGSEAANAFAKGAILSTVSQGRSLSLNTVVPFGKVGKTAVERFIELGYDERFSVQYFNTDLRPWWNNSGKATIEGELTDANNEYQAVMQKCTAFDKQVYADALRSGGKEYAYICVLAYRQSIAAHALVKSPAGETLWLSKENNSGGFINTVDVTYPSAPLYLIYSPELVQGMLNGIFHFSETGKYPHPWAAHDLGTYPKANGQTYGEPMPIEESGNVITLCAAIAKVEGNADYAKKHWKTLTTWVDYLAKEGLDPKTQLCTDDFAGHLARNANLSVKAIVAIACYAQMAETLGEAETAKKYRTIAESMVPEWIKMADAGDHYALTFDSKDTWSQKYNLVWDKVLGLHLFPQKVYDTETKYYLTKGNKFGIPLDSRKTYTKNDWITWTATFAPQKDQFEALIHPLYVHALETPSRVPLNDFYDSKTGIRENFKARSVVGGFYMKMLADKLKAE; encoded by the coding sequence ATGAATTCATCTAACCGATTAAAATTGTTGACACTACTGGCTTGTATCTGTATTACGGGCATAGTGCACGCGCAGGACAGAAAAGCCCCTGCTTATCCGCTTATTACGCATAATACTTATTTCAGTATCTGGTCTAACACGGATAAACTGAACTCTTCTACTACCACACATTGGACAGGTGCCGACCACTCGCTACTGGGACTGATCAACGTAGATGGTAAGATTTATCGTTTTTTAGGAAAAGAGCAAGTCAACTACAAAACCTTACTAAGTGCTTCAGACGAAGCATCATACGATGTTAATTACACCGAGAACAAACCGTCGGGTGACTGGACTTCTTTAAAATATAATACAGCAGGCTGGAAATCTGGCCAGGCCCCGATTGGTGATGATGAAAAAAATGTAAAAACGTTATGGAAATCGGACGATATTTGGGTAAGGCGTACGTTTAACTTAAGCACTGTTGCAGATATTAACGAGCTTTTCCTGAAACTAAACCACGATGACAATGTGGAGGTGTTTCTAAATGGCAGCAAGGTTTATGAAAAAAACGGGTGGACAAGCAGTTTTCAATATTTCCCTATCAGCAAAAAGCTTTTAAAGGCGGGGGGCAACGTGATCGCTATTCACCTGGCCAACTCGGCAGGTGGCCGCTTTTTAGATTTTGGACTTGTAGATAAGTTAAAAAACGGCACGGGGCCAATATTACTGGCCGATCAAAAAAGTGTTGATGTAAACGCCACGCGAACTGTCTACAATTTTACTGCAGGCGAGATCGACCTTCAGATGACCTTCACGTCTCCGTTGTTGCTAAATGATATGAAGCTGTTATCGCGCCCGGTATCGTACATCACTTATAAAGTGAATGCAAATGACAGTAAAAATCATGCGGTGAAGGTCTTCCTGGGAGCATCATCAGATATAGCCGTTTATCAACCTATGCAGGCGGTTACCGCGCAAAAATATAGCACCGAAAAACTCTCTGTATTAAAAGCCGGCACCGTTGAGCAGCCTGTTTTGCAAAAAGGTGGTGATGATATGCGGATTGACTGGGGATATTTTTACGTAGCTGCGCCAAAAGCAACAGGAGCGGTTCAGTTTATTACTAAAGGTTCAGAAGCTGCTAACGCATTCGCAAAAGGCGCTATTTTGTCAACAGTATCCCAGGGGCGTTCGCTTTCGTTAAATACAGTAGTCCCTTTCGGCAAGGTGGGTAAAACCGCTGTTGAACGTTTTATTGAATTAGGTTACGACGAACGTTTTTCGGTGCAATATTTCAATACCGATCTGAGGCCCTGGTGGAACAACTCTGGTAAAGCTACCATAGAAGGTGAACTAACAGACGCCAATAATGAATATCAGGCTGTTATGCAAAAATGTACAGCCTTTGATAAACAGGTTTATGCAGATGCCTTACGTTCGGGTGGCAAAGAATATGCTTATATATGCGTGTTGGCCTATCGTCAAAGCATAGCGGCCCATGCGCTGGTTAAAAGTCCGGCAGGTGAAACTTTATGGCTATCAAAAGAAAACAACAGTGGCGGCTTTATAAACACGGTTGATGTAACCTATCCATCGGCTCCGCTTTACCTGATCTACAGCCCCGAGCTGGTACAAGGCATGCTGAACGGTATTTTCCACTTCAGCGAAACCGGTAAATACCCGCATCCATGGGCCGCGCATGACCTGGGTACTTATCCAAAAGCTAACGGACAAACCTACGGCGAGCCTATGCCAATTGAGGAATCGGGTAACGTGATTACACTTTGCGCCGCCATAGCTAAAGTTGAAGGTAATGCCGACTATGCAAAAAAGCACTGGAAAACCTTAACGACATGGGTTGATTACCTGGCTAAGGAAGGATTAGATCCTAAAACCCAATTGTGTACTGATGACTTTGCCGGGCACCTGGCCCGCAATGCCAACTTATCGGTAAAAGCTATTGTAGCAATTGCTTGTTACGCTCAAATGGCAGAAACACTGGGCGAAGCTGAAACCGCTAAAAAATACCGCACCATAGCAGAAAGCATGGTACCCGAGTGGATAAAGATGGCTGATGCCGGCGATCACTACGCGCTTACCTTTGATAGTAAAGATACCTGGAGCCAAAAGTATAATCTGGTTTGGGACAAGGTATTAGGTTTGCACCTGTTTCCGCAAAAGGTATATGATACCGAAACCAAATACTATCTTACCAAAGGCAACAAATTTGGTATCCCGCTGGATAGCCGTAAAACATATACCAAAAACGATTGGATAACCTGGACCGCAACGTTTGCGCCTCAAAAAGACCAGTTTGAAGCGCTTATACATCCGCTTTACGTACACGCCCTGGAAACCCCTTCGCGCGTGCCGCTAAATGATTTTTACGATTCAAAAACCGGAATAAGGGAAAACTTTAAAGCACGGAGTGTGGTTGGAGGTTTTTATATGAAAATGCTGGCCGATAAATTAAAAGCAGAATAA